Genomic DNA from Caloranaerobacter ferrireducens:
TGGCATTTTAAATCTAATCAAATTCTCAATAATTTCTATATTTTCCTGGTTTACATTTAAATTGTTACTTTCTAATAACCCTTTAATAAATGTTTCTTTATCATTTATAAAAATATCTTCCCTTTCTAAGGGAGTTAATACTATATTGCTATCTGTCAAATCTTTAACAAAAAAGTTTAGAACTTTATTTTTATACCTTTCTAAAGAGATCAAAGTATTCGCTTTAAGAATATCTCCATTACCCAAATCAATAGATACAATATCTTCTGATACATCTATTATTTTACCTCTAATAATACTGTTTTTATATAATTTATTATTAAATTTCGTATTTATTGAAATTTGCATCCCTTTATCTATCCTCATACATATCACCAAATAAATCAAGTTGCTTTTCTTTTTCTAAAATATTTTTAAGAAAACTTAGCCTATGTATTGGTGAAGGACCTAGTTCTCTTATTGCTTCCCTATGTTTTTTAGTTGCATACCCCTTATGTTGCTCTAATCCATAGCCTTTATATTTTTCAGCCCATTCTATACATTTCCTATCTCTATAAACTTTAGCAATTATCGAAGCTGCTGCTATTCCATGACATCTTGCATCTCCTTTTATTATACTCATTTGAGGTATGTCAACATCTATTTTTTCTGCATCTATTAGGATAAAATCTGGCTTTATAATATTATTATTTTTATCTCTTAACGACATCAAAGCCTTTTTCATTGCCAACTGAGCACTCTTTTTTATATTTATTTTATCAATTGTTTTAGAGTCTACTGACCCAATTCCAACTGCTATTGCTTTATCAAGTATAATATTATATAATTCTTCTCTTTTTTTAGAAGAAAGTTTTTTAGAGTCATTTACACCTTCAATAACCAAATCTTTAGGCATAATTACTGCACAAGCTACTACATCACCAGCAAGACATCCTCTTCCAACTTCATCAACACAAGCAATATACTCATAACCCTTTTCCCACAGTTCTCTTTCAATAGTCAACATATTATCCCTCCATAATATTTAAATTCTATTCATCCTTTCTAAATCCTTCACTATTCTTATAAAGATTCTAAAAAATAAACCTTCCTTTATGGAAGGCTATTTTTCTGGATATTCCAATGTTATTTTGCCAATAGTACCTTTTCTAAACTCATCTAAAATTAAATGAGCAACTCTTGAATAATCTATATCTCCGCCTTTTAAAATACAACCTCTCTTCAATGCAATTTCATCCATTACTTGTAGCGGCGTTCTACCTTCTAACTTAATTTCATATCTATTTATTAACTTACCTGGTGCTACTTCAATAAGTCTTTCTATTAGTCTCAATGCTAAAGTTTCAATATCCATAATCTCATCTTTAATTGCTCCTGTAAAAGCCAAATTAAGCCCCACATTTTGATCTTCAAACTTTGGCCATAGTATACCAGGAGTATCTAACAGTTCAAGATTGCCTTTTAATTTTATCCATTGTTTACCTCTAGTTACACCTGGACGATTACCTGTCTTAGCACTTTTTCTACCAGATAACGAGTTTATTAGAGTAGATTTTCCAACATTAGGTATACCTACAATCATAGCTCTTACGGGTTTCTGTTTTATCCCTTTAGCTCTTAATTTTTGTAATTTTTCTTTTAACATTTTATTTGCTTCTTCAATAATTTTTTCAGTACCAATATTTCTTGCTGCATTTATCAAAATAGCTGTTATATTTTTTTCTCTATAATAATCAATCCACTTCTCATTTGCTATATCATCTGCTAAATCACATTTGTTTAATATTACAACTCTAGGTTTATTTCCAATAATTTTTTCAATATCAGGATTTTTACTGCTAATAGGTATTCTAGCATCTAGTAATTCAAAAACTATATCAACAAGCTTTAAGTTTGCTTTTAATAATTCTCTTGTTTTTTTCATGTGACCTGGATACCAATTTATATTCATACATCATCGCCCTCTTTAGTACTACTTGTTAACTATTATCACTCAATTTTTATCTAGTATTCATAATCTACTGAAATAAATATAGGGACTGAAAATCAGTCCCGAATTAATAATCTCTTTTTTCTTTAACTCTAGCAGCTTTACCAGTCTTACCTATTAAGTAATTTAGTTTAGCTCTTCTTACTTTACCTTTTCTAGTTACAACAATTTTCTCAATTCTTGGAGAATGAACTGGGAATGTTCTTTGTACACCTACACCATAGGATATTCTTCTTACAGTGAAAGTTTCTCTTGAACCTCCACCTTGTCTTTTAAGTACAATACCTTCAAAAACTTGAATCCTTTCTCTGTTTCCTTCTTTTACTTTATAGTGTACTTGAACTGTGTCCCCAACGTTAAATTGAGGGATATCATTTCTGATTTGCTCCTGCTCTATTAGTTTAATTACGTCCATGGTTTCCCCTCCCTTCTTCCTAGACGTTCATGCCATTTTAGCAGAGGACCGCCCGTTTTGCCACATGTAATTATAGCATAAATATATATAAAATACAACTTATTTTTATATATTTATTTCTTTCTTTATTTTATTTAATATTTTTTTTTGTTTTTCAGTCAATTCTACTTTGTCGATTAAATCTGGCCTTCTTAAATAAGTAATCTTTAATGATTGATATATTCGCCATTCTTCTATCTTTTTATGGTTCCCAGATAAAAGAACATCAGGCACCCTATGTCCTCTAAATACTCTTGGTCTTGTATATTGAGGATATTCTAAAAGACCATTATAATGTGATTCTTCTTCAAACGATTCTTCACTACTTAAAACTCCTGGAATTAATCTTACTACAGAATCAACTACAACCATAGCTGATATTTCTCCACCAG
This window encodes:
- a CDS encoding ribonuclease HII, with the translated sequence MLTIERELWEKGYEYIACVDEVGRGCLAGDVVACAVIMPKDLVIEGVNDSKKLSSKKREELYNIILDKAIAVGIGSVDSKTIDKINIKKSAQLAMKKALMSLRDKNNNIIKPDFILIDAEKIDVDIPQMSIIKGDARCHGIAAASIIAKVYRDRKCIEWAEKYKGYGLEQHKGYATKKHREAIRELGPSPIHRLSFLKNILEKEKQLDLFGDMYEDR
- the ylqF gene encoding ribosome biogenesis GTPase YlqF, with translation MNINWYPGHMKKTRELLKANLKLVDIVFELLDARIPISSKNPDIEKIIGNKPRVVILNKCDLADDIANEKWIDYYREKNITAILINAARNIGTEKIIEEANKMLKEKLQKLRAKGIKQKPVRAMIVGIPNVGKSTLINSLSGRKSAKTGNRPGVTRGKQWIKLKGNLELLDTPGILWPKFEDQNVGLNLAFTGAIKDEIMDIETLALRLIERLIEVAPGKLINRYEIKLEGRTPLQVMDEIALKRGCILKGGDIDYSRVAHLILDEFRKGTIGKITLEYPEK
- the rplS gene encoding 50S ribosomal protein L19, with the protein product MDVIKLIEQEQIRNDIPQFNVGDTVQVHYKVKEGNRERIQVFEGIVLKRQGGGSRETFTVRRISYGVGVQRTFPVHSPRIEKIVVTRKGKVRRAKLNYLIGKTGKAARVKEKRDY